The Desulfonatronovibrio magnus genome has a segment encoding these proteins:
- the priA gene encoding replication restart helicase PriA, which produces MEVTQILWAATLLVPPYKSLTYSIPAYFPPDIWKPGLRVLIPMGAGNRLCPAVLENTVSLDRPARLKFIHWPLEREPLLDSSYIAMVKELSSRNLVEPGRIMAGILPASLRKVRDILVGDSDQRRIPLPGKGQEFEHLRELARLWQAGDLDFKVPRKVSRKIVSIEKDPPWSILPNARVQWKVMDVLWEQGQMPVQRLKKLVGPSCVSSLQSLLNKELISIKEEDAVDMSEVGLSTASSFQPSSDQQKVLDELVPILHENVFHAAILHGITGSGKTLVYISLARQTLESGRSAILLAPEIAIANQLYLEARARMPGMNVHLHHGLKSPSDKENLFNLIRADSRPVLLVGTRSALFMPVSNVGLMVIDEEHDESFKQDQGFIYQAKEIAHYIARRDSSLLLLGSATPDIKTFYAAMQNRISLYTMENRVGQSILPEVNFVDLKVDPPAGGPLSKTVNQALIEVLKKGEQAVIMHNRRGYSPVIMCNDCSETAKCKDCQVSLTYHKSRQRLVCHYCGTSMPFSIICEHCHGSEFLPVGDGTEKIEEFFADKLPEINVLRLDRDSARNPAITEEILSNFAANKAQILVGTQMIGKGHTFPNVTLGIVLDGDLGLGLPDYRSSERIFQLLVQLSGRAGRAQKPGRVFIQTRNPKHYCWKYVKNCDYQGFFDQEISKRKLFGYPPFVRLGLIRISFPSGWSGQDQLIKTLRTEARNIATRYGIRIMGPAPAPLSRLRKRDRHQCLIKADSWQKIRSVYKELLPVLGSNKEIRCGLDLDPVNML; this is translated from the coding sequence ATGGAAGTAACACAAATTTTATGGGCAGCTACATTACTTGTTCCGCCCTATAAAAGCCTAACCTATTCCATTCCGGCATATTTTCCACCTGATATCTGGAAGCCAGGACTGCGTGTGCTGATCCCCATGGGTGCAGGTAACCGGCTCTGTCCAGCTGTTCTTGAGAATACCGTCAGTTTAGACCGACCTGCAAGGTTGAAGTTTATACATTGGCCTCTGGAAAGGGAGCCTTTACTTGACTCTTCATACATTGCAATGGTGAAAGAACTTTCCAGCAGAAACCTGGTAGAACCAGGGCGTATTATGGCTGGCATTCTGCCGGCGTCCTTGCGCAAAGTGCGCGATATTCTTGTGGGCGACAGTGACCAGCGCAGAATTCCTCTACCAGGGAAAGGTCAGGAATTTGAACACCTCAGAGAGCTTGCCAGGCTATGGCAGGCAGGAGATCTGGATTTTAAAGTTCCCAGAAAAGTATCCAGGAAGATAGTCAGCATTGAAAAAGATCCTCCCTGGTCAATTCTCCCCAATGCAAGGGTGCAATGGAAGGTTATGGATGTTCTCTGGGAGCAGGGGCAAATGCCGGTTCAACGTTTAAAAAAACTTGTGGGCCCTTCATGTGTTTCCAGCTTGCAGTCATTGCTTAACAAAGAGTTGATCAGTATCAAGGAAGAAGATGCTGTTGACATGTCAGAGGTTGGATTGTCAACGGCTTCCAGTTTTCAGCCATCATCGGATCAACAGAAGGTTCTTGACGAGCTTGTTCCAATACTGCATGAGAACGTGTTTCATGCAGCAATACTGCATGGCATCACAGGAAGCGGCAAAACTCTTGTTTATATTAGCCTTGCCCGCCAGACCCTGGAATCAGGGCGTTCCGCCATATTGCTGGCTCCTGAGATAGCCATAGCCAACCAGCTTTACCTGGAAGCGCGGGCAAGAATGCCCGGTATGAATGTCCACCTGCATCATGGCCTGAAAAGTCCATCTGACAAGGAAAACCTTTTTAATCTCATCAGAGCTGACTCCAGGCCTGTACTATTGGTTGGCACAAGGTCGGCTCTGTTTATGCCTGTCAGTAATGTGGGGCTAATGGTCATAGATGAAGAGCATGATGAGTCATTCAAACAGGATCAAGGTTTTATTTACCAGGCCAAGGAGATAGCCCACTACATAGCGCGACGCGATAGCTCTCTTCTCCTGCTTGGGTCTGCCACCCCTGACATCAAGACATTTTATGCGGCTATGCAAAACAGGATAAGCCTGTACACCATGGAAAACCGGGTAGGACAAAGCATCCTTCCAGAGGTGAACTTTGTTGACCTGAAAGTTGATCCACCTGCTGGTGGACCTTTGTCAAAGACTGTCAACCAGGCCTTGATTGAAGTTCTGAAAAAAGGTGAGCAGGCCGTAATTATGCATAATCGCAGGGGGTATTCTCCAGTAATTATGTGCAATGACTGCTCTGAAACAGCCAAGTGCAAGGACTGTCAGGTCAGTCTCACATACCATAAAAGTCGGCAGAGGCTTGTTTGTCACTATTGCGGTACGTCTATGCCCTTTTCCATTATTTGTGAGCATTGCCATGGTTCAGAATTTTTACCGGTAGGAGATGGTACTGAAAAAATTGAAGAGTTTTTTGCAGATAAGTTGCCAGAAATCAATGTGTTGAGGTTAGACAGGGACAGTGCAAGGAATCCAGCCATAACAGAAGAAATTTTATCAAATTTTGCTGCAAACAAAGCGCAGATACTCGTGGGCACTCAGATGATCGGTAAAGGTCATACTTTCCCAAATGTAACATTGGGAATTGTGCTGGATGGAGACCTGGGACTGGGGTTGCCTGACTACAGATCATCTGAAAGGATTTTTCAATTGCTGGTGCAGCTTTCAGGGCGTGCCGGCAGGGCGCAAAAGCCTGGAAGGGTTTTCATTCAGACCAGAAATCCCAAGCATTATTGCTGGAAATATGTTAAGAACTGTGATTATCAGGGATTTTTTGATCAGGAAATCAGCAAGCGAAAACTTTTTGGCTATCCTCCGTTTGTGCGTCTTGGGCTCATCAGGATATCTTTTCCTTCAGGATGGAGCGGTCAGGATCAGTTAATAAAAACATTGAGGACAGAAGCCCGGAATATTGCCACACGTTATGGCATCAGAATAATGGGGCCTGCCCCGGCGCCTTTATCCCGTCTGAGAAAAAGGGACAGGCATCAGTGTCTGATAAAAGCTGATTCGTGGCAAAAGATCAGAAGTGTTTATAAGGAGTTGCTTCCTGTGCTTGGCAGCAATAAGGAGATCCGCTGCGGGCTGGATCTTGATCCAGTTAATATGCTTTAG
- the galU gene encoding UTP--glucose-1-phosphate uridylyltransferase GalU: protein MEAKKVIIPVAGWGTRSLPATKNVPKEMLPVYRKPAVQYVVEEAIDADLNDVVFVTNQQKRIIEDHFDYNLSLEAALRRSGKEHLLKDVRQVAEMANIITVRQKEQLGLGHAVLCAREVVKQEPFAVMVGDDLMFSKRPAISQLMEVAKTEHMPVVGVVEVPGERVSKYGIIQGEEFAPGLFRVRQVFEKPDPKDAPSRLALVGRYVLTPEIFEYLENLEPGYDLEYQLTDALQALAENKRLLAVKLDGRRFDIGDWADYLTGNIYFALKDPELKDELRSMLGELLNCK, encoded by the coding sequence ATGGAAGCAAAAAAAGTTATCATCCCAGTGGCTGGATGGGGTACAAGGTCCTTGCCTGCAACAAAAAATGTCCCCAAGGAGATGCTTCCAGTCTACAGAAAACCGGCTGTTCAGTATGTTGTGGAAGAGGCCATTGATGCGGACTTAAATGATGTTGTTTTTGTGACCAACCAGCAGAAAAGGATCATAGAAGATCATTTTGATTATAACCTTTCCCTTGAAGCTGCATTGAGAAGGTCTGGCAAGGAACATCTGCTCAAGGATGTCCGTCAGGTGGCTGAGATGGCCAATATTATCACAGTCAGACAGAAAGAGCAGTTAGGGCTCGGCCATGCAGTGCTGTGCGCTCGCGAGGTTGTTAAGCAGGAGCCGTTTGCTGTAATGGTTGGTGATGATCTGATGTTCAGCAAAAGACCGGCCATTAGCCAGCTTATGGAAGTTGCCAAGACTGAGCATATGCCTGTGGTGGGTGTTGTAGAAGTTCCAGGCGAAAGAGTTTCAAAGTACGGAATTATTCAAGGAGAAGAGTTTGCCCCGGGGCTTTTTCGAGTCAGACAGGTTTTTGAAAAACCTGATCCTAAAGATGCTCCTTCAAGGCTGGCTCTGGTAGGCAGATATGTTTTGACTCCTGAGATATTTGAGTATCTTGAGAACCTGGAACCTGGCTACGATCTGGAGTATCAGCTGACAGATGCTTTGCAGGCCTTAGCCGAAAACAAAAGACTTCTCGCGGTTAAGCTGGATGGAAGAAGATTTGATATAGGCGACTGGGCTGACTACCTGACTGGTAATATCTACTTTGCCCTGAAAGATCCTGAATTAAAGGATGAGCTTAGATCAATGCTTGGAGAGCTTCTGAATTGCAAGTAA
- the asnS gene encoding asparagine--tRNA ligase, which translates to MRVKVKDALCAQSAEEKINVKGWVRTKRQAKGFSFLEINDGSCLKNLQVVVDQGIPGYDLLEKTSTGAAVSVTGDLVSSPGKGQTWEMKAVSLTLLGEADPEKYPLQKKRHSDEFLRTIAHLRPRTNKYGAMNRIRSELSFGVHKYFHDLGFKYIHTPIITGSDCEGAGEMFTVTSLDLEKNSSPDTQNVFENDFFGQKAHLTVSGQLSAENIACAIGDVYTFGPTFRAENSNTPRHAAEFWMIEPEMAFADLNDNMDLAEDITRKMIEHALEHCSDDMELFMKFVDKNLKAKLDSILNQTFQRLPYLEGIEILQKSGRKFEYPVEFGLDLQTEHERYLCEDYFKKPVILFDYPRTIKPFYMRLNDDGKTVAAMDVLVPGIGELVGGSQREERLDILRSRISETGLDEDDYWWYLDLRRFGTVPHAGFGLGFERLLMLVTGVTNIRDVIMFPRTPRTLDF; encoded by the coding sequence GTGCGAGTAAAGGTTAAGGATGCCCTGTGTGCGCAGAGTGCAGAAGAAAAGATAAATGTAAAGGGATGGGTTCGAACCAAAAGACAGGCCAAAGGTTTCAGTTTTCTTGAAATAAATGACGGCAGCTGCCTTAAGAATCTGCAAGTGGTGGTTGACCAGGGCATACCCGGGTATGATCTCCTGGAAAAGACAAGCACTGGAGCAGCTGTGAGTGTTACGGGTGATCTGGTATCATCTCCTGGAAAGGGCCAGACATGGGAGATGAAAGCAGTCAGCCTTACTTTGCTGGGTGAAGCTGATCCTGAAAAGTATCCATTGCAGAAAAAACGGCATTCAGATGAGTTTTTGAGGACTATTGCCCATTTAAGGCCCAGAACAAACAAGTATGGGGCCATGAATAGAATTCGTTCCGAGCTAAGTTTCGGAGTGCATAAATATTTTCATGACCTTGGTTTTAAATATATCCATACTCCGATCATAACCGGTTCTGACTGCGAAGGAGCCGGTGAAATGTTTACTGTTACATCGCTTGACCTGGAAAAAAATTCATCACCTGATACACAGAATGTGTTTGAAAATGATTTTTTTGGTCAGAAAGCGCACCTGACTGTCTCTGGACAACTAAGCGCAGAAAATATCGCATGTGCTATTGGTGATGTATATACTTTTGGACCTACATTCAGAGCGGAGAATTCCAATACACCGAGACACGCAGCTGAATTTTGGATGATTGAACCGGAAATGGCTTTTGCTGATTTAAATGACAATATGGATTTGGCCGAAGATATAACCAGAAAAATGATTGAGCATGCTTTGGAGCATTGCTCTGACGACATGGAACTGTTCATGAAATTTGTTGACAAAAATCTCAAGGCCAAACTGGACAGCATACTTAATCAGACATTTCAGCGTTTGCCTTACCTTGAAGGCATTGAGATTTTGCAAAAATCCGGTCGAAAGTTTGAATATCCAGTGGAGTTTGGACTGGATCTTCAGACTGAGCATGAAAGATATCTATGTGAAGACTATTTCAAAAAACCCGTCATTTTGTTTGATTACCCCAGAACCATTAAACCCTTTTATATGAGGTTGAATGATGATGGCAAAACTGTGGCAGCTATGGATGTTCTTGTGCCCGGAATCGGCGAACTCGTGGGGGGCAGTCAGCGGGAGGAGCGATTGGATATACTCAGGTCAAGAATATCCGAGACAGGATTAGATGAAGATGATTACTGGTGGTACCTGGACTTGCGCAGGTTTGGAACTGTTCCGCATGCGGGCTTTGGTCTTGGATTTGAAAGACTGCTCATGCTTGTTACAGGAGTCACCAATATTCGCGATGTGATCATGTTTCCCAGGACTCCCAGAACCCTTGATTTTTAG
- a CDS encoding CdaR family protein, whose amino-acid sequence MFKFNWQYRIIAVILALFFWYLVSGQEKVDIWLNVPVEVVNLPAEHVLRTGMVSSVRVRVRGTSTVLNRVETARLHYSLDLSSAHRGTNMVQLDPKNINLPRAVEVVEIEPPVLELEVDRRVSRLVPVNVNWQAHISPDFELLEVSVEPETVQVRGPERILETLEEIETNYIEIREETPRRIIKRAGLDLYPDIESTVGEVLVEFSFGPVLEEIWVRKDILVLADEGMEFTLEQKYARANLALPGFLLRSANWRDRITYYIRLEQDMEPGEHEVEVLFELPRDGKVVESRPEKILVEIK is encoded by the coding sequence ATGTTTAAATTTAACTGGCAGTATAGAATCATAGCAGTAATCCTGGCATTGTTTTTCTGGTATCTTGTAAGTGGTCAGGAAAAGGTTGATATCTGGCTGAATGTGCCTGTGGAGGTTGTTAATCTTCCTGCGGAACACGTTTTGCGCACTGGTATGGTCAGTTCTGTCAGGGTACGCGTACGCGGAACCAGTACTGTACTCAACAGGGTTGAGACAGCCCGACTGCATTACAGCCTGGACCTTTCCAGTGCACATCGCGGAACCAATATGGTTCAGCTTGATCCAAAAAACATCAACCTGCCGAGAGCTGTGGAGGTGGTTGAGATTGAACCGCCAGTACTTGAGCTGGAAGTGGACAGAAGGGTATCCAGGCTTGTACCGGTCAATGTCAACTGGCAGGCCCATATCAGCCCTGATTTTGAGTTGCTTGAGGTGAGTGTTGAACCTGAAACTGTTCAAGTCCGGGGTCCGGAAAGGATATTGGAAACCCTGGAGGAAATTGAAACAAACTACATTGAGATCAGAGAGGAAACTCCCCGCAGGATAATAAAAAGGGCAGGACTTGATCTTTATCCAGATATAGAATCAACTGTGGGTGAAGTACTGGTGGAATTTTCATTCGGACCAGTTCTTGAAGAGATATGGGTCAGGAAGGATATACTTGTTCTGGCCGATGAAGGTATGGAATTTACACTTGAACAAAAATATGCCAGAGCCAACCTGGCCTTGCCGGGCTTCCTGCTTCGTTCAGCCAACTGGCGAGACCGTATAACTTATTATATCCGACTGGAACAGGATATGGAACCAGGTGAGCATGAAGTAGAGGTTCTTTTTGAACTTCCCAGGGATGGCAAGGTTGTAGAAAGCAGGCCGGAAAAAATTCTTGTTGAAATTAAATAA
- the glmM gene encoding phosphoglucosamine mutase, whose product MRRKLFGTDGLRGQANIFPMLPEIVLRLGLAAGQYFRNGHRRHRVLIGKDTRLSGYVFENALTSGFCASGMDVFMVGPMPTPAISFLTKNMRADLGVVISASHNPFMDNGIKFFDHMGFKLSDQVEDEISEMVLSPDINWSHPQPEFMGKARKIVDSPGRYIVHLKNSLPSSMSLQGMKVVIDCANGATYKVAPLIFEELGAKVIATGDDPDGLNINKKCGSLYPEVAADMVMRHGADIGLALDGDGDRLIAIDENGVILDGDQIMAIFARDLMDIDALPGKQLISTVMSNLALEVFMKSAGGELIRTKVGDRYVVEEMRRRGAILGGEQSGHLIMMEYSTTGDGILAAIRLLRIMLEQNKSLSELAKILTPFPQRLINVHVERKIPFDQVPSINQAVKSAQEDLGEKARILLRYSGTESVARIMVEGDNEQLVEKWADNLAMEVEKGLKTH is encoded by the coding sequence ATGCGCAGAAAGCTTTTTGGAACTGACGGATTAAGAGGTCAGGCCAATATTTTTCCCATGCTGCCTGAGATTGTACTCAGACTCGGCCTGGCAGCGGGTCAGTATTTTCGTAATGGACATAGAAGACACAGGGTGCTTATAGGTAAGGACACCAGGCTGTCAGGTTACGTGTTTGAAAATGCTTTGACATCAGGTTTTTGCGCTTCAGGAATGGATGTTTTCATGGTCGGCCCCATGCCTACACCAGCCATTTCCTTTCTGACCAAAAATATGCGGGCTGATCTTGGTGTGGTTATTTCAGCCTCTCACAATCCATTTATGGATAATGGCATTAAATTTTTTGATCATATGGGCTTCAAACTATCAGACCAGGTGGAGGATGAGATTTCTGAAATGGTTCTATCACCTGATATAAACTGGTCGCATCCACAGCCGGAATTTATGGGTAAGGCAAGAAAGATTGTGGACAGTCCCGGCAGATATATTGTTCATCTCAAAAACAGTCTGCCCAGTTCCATGTCTCTGCAGGGCATGAAGGTAGTTATTGATTGTGCCAATGGCGCCACTTATAAAGTTGCCCCCCTGATATTTGAGGAGCTTGGAGCTAAAGTGATTGCCACAGGAGACGATCCGGATGGGCTGAATATTAATAAAAAGTGCGGATCGTTGTATCCTGAAGTGGCAGCAGATATGGTTATGCGTCATGGAGCAGATATCGGTCTGGCCTTGGATGGTGACGGAGACCGGCTTATTGCCATTGATGAAAATGGTGTAATTCTGGACGGAGATCAGATCATGGCCATTTTTGCCAGAGATCTGATGGATATTGATGCGCTTCCAGGTAAGCAGCTTATATCTACTGTTATGAGTAACCTGGCTCTGGAAGTTTTTATGAAATCAGCAGGTGGAGAATTGATTCGTACAAAAGTGGGTGACAGGTATGTGGTTGAAGAAATGCGGCGCAGAGGGGCCATTCTGGGTGGTGAACAGTCCGGACATCTGATTATGATGGAATATTCCACTACAGGAGACGGAATTCTTGCGGCCATCAGGCTTTTGCGCATTATGCTGGAGCAAAATAAATCATTGTCAGAACTTGCAAAGATTTTGACACCATTTCCTCAGAGACTTATTAATGTACACGTGGAGAGAAAGATACCTTTTGATCAGGTTCCATCAATTAATCAAGCTGTTAAAAGCGCTCAGGAAGATCTTGGAGAAAAAGCCCGCATTCTTTTAAGGTACTCAGGCACAGAATCAGTTGCCAGAATCATGGTTGAAGGCGATAATGAACAGCTTGTTGAAAAATGGGCCGATAACCTTGCCATGGAGGTGGAAAAGGGTTTAAAAACTCATTAG